In Oreochromis niloticus isolate F11D_XX linkage group LG22, O_niloticus_UMD_NMBU, whole genome shotgun sequence, the sequence aattgaaaattatctttccaaaggaatttggacatatatgaatctagagatctgaaccaatcttgtggtggtttagttgggatcattgagaataaataatttatttttggtaagaccatcatttttatagcggcaacccttcctatgagtgatatgggtagacatttccatctagccagatcgccttctactttctttaaaagtgggatatggtttaatttagttagatctgcaagcttgggagaaacattaatgcctaaatattttatatttccagattgcagtggtgtagaagaagaaggaaggagcaattaattggaaggactgtagattttgaccagttattgagtaatctgatattcttgcaaaagagtttatcaatgCAATTACCCCAGAGAggttggtttgtgagttttggagaaaaagtaacacatcatccacataaaggctgattttatgttccacgttcttgcattttatgcccttaattactgtaTTCTgcctaattgctgctgctagtggttcaataaaaattgcaaacaatgaaggggagagtgggcatccctgcctggtgcccctcaggagacaaaagctggaggatgtttggtcatttcttttgacatgagctgttggggaattgtaTAATATTTGTAACCAGTTAATGAAAAaggttccaaaaccaaatttgtgtaaagttgcaaatagaaatttccagttaactctgtcaaacgctttttctgcatctaaagaaaatattgtagtttcaatgtttttactgtatgagtagtctatcaaattaagtaatctacgtgtatttgttgatgagtgcctaccttttatgaaaccagtttggtcaggatgaattaagaggggggttattttctctaatctctttgagagagctttggagattattttaaggtctacatttataggggatattggacgatagcttgagggatatacagggtctttgcctggttttatcaggagattaatgtttgcagaattcatatttgatggaactctgcccttttctttgatttccaacaacttTCTGTAAAAAATTGGAGCTAGAATcatccagaattctttgtagaactCTGCACGAAAGctgtctggacctggagccttattattgggcatacttatcagggcttcctggagttcacctggcaGTTATGTCAAGTTATGTTGTCcagaaactgatcaatttcgtttttagatgggtttatatgtggtgaatataaagttttatagaaatccctgaaaatgttgtttattttttccgggtcatatattgtgttcccagataaatcttgaacagcacatatagttgttttttccttattccatttttattttttttccttattatttttattccatATATCAGGAATTGATGTGGTGATGGTGTGAAAGTTTTTTCTCAGTGCAGAAAGGGAAGTGAATTAccactagtttttttttttttttttttaaaaaagtcagaTTCTGAGGAAGCGTGGCGCTTTATAAGCCCTCCTCATTTTTTCAGTGTTGTCTGTTGTCAGTGATGCTGACAAAGCTGTAAAATGTCTGAATGTCTGCAGAACTTTGCTCTGGTGTGAACTTTACAAGAGGAGACAGAAAGGTAAATGGAGACTGTaatcttttctgtttgtgtatctATGAGAGAAAAGCTTTGTAAGAAAAATCTTTGAAAatctttttattctgtttgcTGCATTTTAGTTTAATGTGAATATAGTGAAGTTATAAACTCACATTTTACCAGCAGCCATGAGTGTTCACACCACACTGGTCTGTAAtctagttttgtgtttttgttgcagaGGCTGTTACTCTGAAGTTAAGACCTCAAGTGTGATTTGCCACAGCAGAGCTGCCTGGTAGGTAAAGAGCATTAATTAATAAACACGAGTATGAACTATGAGTCCAATCAGCGTCCATTATGAGAATGCTTATTATGTTTCtcactgttgttgtgtttcttaaatgctgagagaaacaaactgaagagAAGATTTGCATTTTTACTGCAGAGTCAAAGTGAGGAAGAGGCTCTGAGGCTAATTTTTCCTAAATTTAGGTAACTAAAAGTAAATATGCACAGTGCCCTAAACCAACATAGTTATTTACTAACACAGTGTAGTAAATGATTACACAACAAAGAATCCCCGTGTGCCCCGATTTCCCTCCCGTGTCTTCTTCCCAGTGCTCGTGTTCTGGATCTCCGCTGATACTCGTGCTCACTGCCTTCTCGTTCCCGCACTCCTGCTGGAAAATCCACTGAGGGAGAGATTAGCGCACACCTAAATAGCGACAGACTAACACTCACTGATTATGCTGAAAACACTGATGGGTAGTCACACAACAATCCAGCGTCGAGGAGAGCTCAGCCACACTGATATGTACCTCCCTCGACAATcctgatcagctgcaggtgtgtgtgtgatcatccTCCTCAGGTGGGGCCAGCCTCCCAACAGGACACACCCACCAAGCCTGACGGTGCCTGTAAACTGGACCTCCGgaacacacccacacccacacacaaacacctatACACACAAACCCGGAAACGAGGGACACAAGCACCACAAACCagcaaatatttttcttttttagtttattacacatttattatacttatttactttataattactttaattttcttttacttatttagaaattaataatataattcATTATTTGATAATTCAAATGGTGGCAAACCCCCCCCACTATGTTTGCGTACCATTAAAAGTATTACTTACAGCTGTAGCTACTCATCTTTGAGAAGTTAAAATGTAATACAACCTATAATTATCACAGTCTAATCTGCTAAACACATCTGTAATTCTAGACCTCGACCACAGAGCAGAGgtgtcagaaaaaaaatgtcttattatttagttattttaagTTCCAGCTGATCAGCATATCGTTTCTGTTTATCCAATTTATTAATCAGCATTTGAACAAATGAGAGtcaaagaaacatttaaaaaacgaTCTCAAAGGTCTGAAAAATAAAGTGACCCCCAAAATCAGGgatgtcgaactccaggcctccagggccggtgtcctacaggttttagatctcaccctgggtcaacagacctgaatcaaatgattagttcattaccaggcctctggagaactttgagacatgctgaggaggtaatttagccattgaAATCAGCCTTGTTGGAttaaggacacatctaaaacctgcaggacaccggccctcgaggcctggagttcaacaccTGTGCCCTAAATGGTTGTTTTTACAGTATTCACATTTCTTtagtgtttttgtcatttttgtcatCATTAAgtcattaataaattaaatagaGCACTTTTACATAATTTGGAAGAGTTTgctatttttttgttaaatttctGTAACAAGAATCTTAATTAACTGCTAATAAAGCAGAAATTAATGTAGAGCTAAATGTAGAGCTAAACATGAACCAATATGAGGGTTCGTATTCTTATACATCGAATCACATCGTTATGTTTCATCATCTCTGCACAGAAAAATCCAACAAGGAGCTCAGGAAGAAAGAGTTTTAAAAATTTCCTAAACTTAAAAAACTCCAGTCGCTTCCACCACGACCTGtgtgactgagaacctacacagacatgtCTCCTGAGGTCATTTCCTCAACTGTTTCTGTTCAGACATTTCTGGAGAGAAGATTGAGAAACAACATGAATGAAGATGACAAGTTCTGGATCAGACTGACAGACTCAGCAGTAGAGGGCAGATATTTGTGGGTGGATGGTTCACCACTGTGTAAAAGGCTTGGTTGTTGCGAAAAACTCAGGTTGTGCCACATTTATGAAACAACTATTTTAACAACACGCAAAATATCACCTTATCTCATGGGCAGTTCCTGATTTTGTCCTGCTTtacaactttttgtttttatcttcctTTTAACTGCCTGCAAATGTGATGCAACTCGCATCAACTCGTATGCAAGAGATCAGTACAATTTACCACAGGGACAGACATTtcaacaataaataaagaaacctTGCTTCACTTATAAAAAAAGCAGTTATTCTGACAGGAGGAGCCAGACTGGAGATGaagcctcctccctcctctttaGGCAACaggaagttgttgtttttttagctgTAAAACAGAAGTTAGAAGGAGTAAGGAAGCAATTAGAGTGAGCATCAATGCTTAGCTACATCTGTTTTCTATTAAATGTGTAAAGAATTGAATCTACGATAAATAACAAAGGACACATAATTTCAactctttgttgtgttttgtgattCAGAGACTGTTGGATTAAGTCTGAAGTCAGGATCTTGAAGTTTCAGCATGATGAGTCGTCCGCAGAGCTTCATAGAAGGTAAGAACATTAATGTGGTGGtaaaacaacaggaaggtgacggAGCTTCAGTCAGATCTGAGTGATCATCATCAGACTTTTAATTAAAGTTATGATATCTGTGCTGGAACAGAACAACATTATATACATATGACTTAAAAATATGTAGAGCCCACATTCATTATTTAAtcatatgaattattttaatcttttaataaaTCAGAAATGTAAAGATTTAAAAGTAATCGATGAAGAAAGAGTGTTTAAAAGTTATGCAAAATGTACATTTGATgagcaaacaaaacaggaacTGACCAAAAGGATGTGTGACATGTTAACATGTTTTAACTCAAGTGTTTCCTGTGCAAAGCATCTTAATCAACTTTAATGTTCTTGTATTGACACTCAGCTACAGTTCAGTGTGCTGTAATAGTACTAAAGTATTGTAACATGAGAAACTGTTTAAAACTGTTGTAACtgataaatacacatttttctgaaCTCTCACATTGTGTCTCGTCTAAATGTTCATCAGGTGAAGCTCCTGACTCTCAGCATGCAAAATCAAAgagagggtcaaaggtcaccacAGAGAGAGTGGCCCTGCTGGTTCTCTGTATCCTGCTGGCAGCTGCTCTCATTGTTATTTATCGTCTCTGTGAGtttgtgtggttttctttttctttcttaacttaaaaaaaaaaatcaatgatcTGATTTTCTGTAAATCAAATGAGAAGCAGAACATTTACAGTGAAGGTGTAAAACACTGCAGATTGCCCACATTGGCTCTGTTTTAATCGTGTTGCAACAAATTAAGGATGCGCGCaacttttcagtgtttttcttgttcTCTGAAaaatctgtctgtttgtttctctcatttttaAATCAGCAGCTGAAAACATGAGAACtaaagaaacactgaaaacacaaagctACAAAAATCCTTTCAGTGTAAACAAACCTCACTGACTGActggtttgtttgttcttttttaatcaGCGTTTGACAAAATTAGAACGAACAAAGAGCTCGAAAACCTGAAACATCACAAAATGAAGTGTGAAAGTAATCTGACAGGTAAGCATATACAGCTGATTGTTTCTAACCTTCCGTCTAAATCAAACtcatgaccagtgttggtcaagttacttgaaaaaagtaatcagtaactaattactgattacttcccccaaaaagtaattccgttactttactgatgacttattttcaaaagtaattaattacttagttacttagttactttttaaaaacacgatttacaacctgaataggtgataaagcaagagatctttcagcccaattctactttttctgcataatccatcatacaaaatgtaatcaaatggaaatgtctctttttaaaactttaaactttaaatcttttaactttatgcatcaagcaaaaacttaattatatgcaacattctctgactggaagaaatttgtttaacatttaaacctattttctgcacattccagcacataaaataaaatagttttttgtgtttacactcactctttcaaatagatgcaagtgaaacacagcagaaaataaataaaatcaaagactagcggtcctgttgctctattttcacctgtaaagcaggagtgggttagGCTTACTTACCTAAAGTAATAGGTAAGTAATGGATTTTGTCTCTGAGACACAAACTTCAAGCTAAGTtcacacaaacatgaacagtGATTTCTTCCACCTGATTGAAGTCGTTGCTGTAATCTCTTCAAAGATGATCCTTGTTATAAATGTGAAGAAGGCTGGGAGCTACATGGAGGAAAGTGCTATTACTTCTCCATCAGGAAATATTTCTGGAAACATAGCAGATATGAGTGTGGAGTTAAAGGAGGAGACCTGGTTAAGATAGACAGCAGAGAGGAGCAGGTATGAAACACTGCTGCAGGTTCATGTTCTCACATGTTTTATTACATCTTTGTTTCACCTTCTCAGCACAGAAAAGTCTGACAAAGTAATTTTCATCATCTTTTCTTGATCAGACTTTCCTGGAGAGAAGACTGAGAGATGTAATGAATGAAGCTGAGGACAAGTTCTGGATCGGACTGACAGACTCAGCAGTAGAGAGCAGATGGGTGTGGGTGGATGGATCACCACTGAATGAAAGGTTTGATTGttgtgaaaatatatttttttcatttccagaaTTAAAGTTACGGTTTTTAttgaactttttctttttgtttttaattacttAGGCTGCCGTTTTGGAGTAACTACGAGCCAGACAACTGGACAGGGAGAAATGGGACACATCCTGATGGAGAGGACTGTGTGAGCATGGGAGAAAAAGGCGGAGCTAAAGATCTGAAGTGTTGGTTTGATGCATTTTGCTCAAAGCCTTGCAGAAGTATTTGTGAGAAAGCAGCAGTAAAAGGACAGATTAAAAAAGTATGTGTCTGAAATTCAGTCTATTAAACACCAGAGTGGAGTGATGCAGTAAcgtcacaaacaaaaaaaattaacatattaaaaaaatgtaacattttgcatctgataaatttttttttctttttttgatctGATTAATATAAACATGAAATGTGGGAGCATTTCTAAAATTAATTTAAGTGTTTTCAAatgcttttttcttatttaaaaatatcCCAAAACATTTTAGACTCCCCTGAATGAATGAATAGTTCACTGAACTAGAGAAGAAACTATGAATTAATTATTATCAGTTTTGCAGGAGAAAGGACGAAAGGAAGAAATGTTGTGTTAAAATAGAGCAATTAATAGATGTTAGTGTGAATAAAAGGAGTAACTGAGCATTTCAGTGTTTGATATTTTGTCTGGATTAGTCTGACACTTGGTGGAAGTGTTAATTACTAATAAACAGAGAAACACTTAAATTGACAGTTTATGGCCTTGTATTGCTCAAAGAAGCGaacaaacaagcaagcaaacaagAAGTGCTGTGACAAACTTAAATTAGTAGCAGCATTTCTTGTCATAAATCATGACCTGTGTGGAGTTTAGCAGGAAATATTTACTCTTTAGAGAACCATCAACCATCATTCAAAAAAAGTGCGCAGCTGGCTAATATTACAGCTCAGCTGAGGGGGACACCATCAATGTTTATATCCTGTCACACCATCAGCGGCATGACCTTCACCTCACATGTAGATATGTAGGCAATTCCACTACAGCACTACAGTCTAGAGGAACGGCATCTGTTGGTTTAATTTTCTGATTCTGCTGCTTTATATTGAACGGATGTTAATGTTACTGTGTCCACTTTCTGCACTTTCCTGAACTCTTACATCTGTGTCTCCTCTAAATGTTAATTAGGTGAAACTCTTGATGCTCTTTAGTTAAAACTAGAGGGTCAGAGATGGTAAATAAGACCAGTGAGCCTTTTTCTGCTTGATAAGAGGATCACTGCTGGGTTTCCCACTCTGTAATAGGCATCACCTGAGGTTATGTGAAATCCACAAAATGTTTCACTGTCCTATTTTAATGAAACTCTCGCTAATCGATGTGTACTTTtaaggctcacacacacacacacacacacacacacacacacacacacacacacacacagagagagagagagagaaatccaTACTGATTTAGACTGAAGATAAATAATCCAAGTCTGCCAAAATTTGCATTGTACCTGTCGTCTATGCTCACCTGTGAAACTTGTATTAGCATCTTTGAGGTTTTCGAGTGCTTCTTTGATTCTCATGTGTTCAAACGCTGATTCACTAAAATGGAGAAACAAATACTGAAACTTCTGACACTTTCTGCCTCTGGTCTGTGTTCCAGATATAGTGGGTGCAAATATGTTTAATGTAAGCAGATAAAACTGTAATAACAGTAGGCTGTTTTCATGTAATAGTAACATATAACAGATCATTACCCAAAGCtgtacataataataaataataatatgttTGCAAAAACCTAAAATGTTGTCATTTGGGCACTTGAGGGCAGCAGCAGATagcttttgttgttcttttcaaGTTTTTGGATTTCATGATGATTATTTTTCctgtttgcttcctgtttttattcagATACTGAAAAGAGAGACTTAATAAAACATCATAACATATCATAATAGTT encodes:
- the LOC109194471 gene encoding hepatic lectin isoform X2; its protein translation is MMSRPQSFIEGEAPDSQHAKSKRGSKVTTERVALLVLCILLAAALIVIYRLYDPCYKCEEGWELHGGKCYYFSIRKYFWKHSRYECGVKGGDLVKIDSREEQTFLERRLRDVMNEAEDKFWIGLTDSAVESRWVWVDGSPLNERLPFWSNYEPDNWTGRNGTHPDGEDCVSMGEKGGAKDLKCWFDAFCSKPCRSICEKAAVKGQIKKVCV
- the LOC109194471 gene encoding hepatic lectin isoform X1, producing MMSRPQSFIEGEAPDSQHAKSKRGSKVTTERVALLVLCILLAAALIVIYRLSFDKIRTNKELENLKHHKMKCESNLTDDPCYKCEEGWELHGGKCYYFSIRKYFWKHSRYECGVKGGDLVKIDSREEQTFLERRLRDVMNEAEDKFWIGLTDSAVESRWVWVDGSPLNERLPFWSNYEPDNWTGRNGTHPDGEDCVSMGEKGGAKDLKCWFDAFCSKPCRSICEKAAVKGQIKKVCV